The following proteins are co-located in the Cutaneotrichosporon cavernicola HIS019 DNA, chromosome: 3 genome:
- a CDS encoding uncharacterized protein (Protein kinase C conserved region 1 (C1) domains (Cysteine-rich domains)), translating to MSTLVALWVCGPIQTTNGVLNPSPLSDDIDGQPSTPTSPRSPRSPRGLRSPIVSLIVPSSPKREVSPGNTSSGSDGFRRLRRSSLSRKNQVVGVTSNRGQYESQKLLSHLLDRLEARPPPPDLLDRAALAARQASGMARAKPKHRIVAFGEAVAAATMGHNSTSSASNLPPDEDEEDLYPLQEGDWNIDSTYDMVEQMRKFLVLSEQQHFDIFGACQASAAEAARTASAKDRRRGSRFASSPLARTGADHFTFEPTATISGPDLLRRMANAVRRLLVVDCLYKTTKFRLLQPPYALQAVCMDIAAVLYHKGDLKIQLEMMEAVVDGLYSMGDVLREKVFEWIEGRLAEMLHKLARERGADDHERLNLEWNDPFAESPSPTMPTFAFSVHPADEADPHDSTERKPGWVRFSPTGGNSPIPSAVRDKLHGILSTHTASGNISMAAIQIAAIVPHILVAITSTVDLRSLNLVSIYRVDRLLSLIFSAKPDAALDLIEIIAHGPIQSRSRGLDLLASFYPECVGHNKIARRPALATHEAHMAKWESGQEHVLGQDDTEDHSYIPWRLYQEETYQYNVIVQAPGQAQPSKTEVVHVQFSKCIPRLDEKMLGGGGTRGTVDSTIRRVGQHNFRLVNLFNITLCAECHEPLWGATAQGYACMGACQRFYHVACADNMAKGRRGSCRPGFEIYANPHNPPSHRDPFSASAADVRASSRKAADRLYRDPERLGGASYDEVAVLHSHVWMQLEILNRGIASGSLRIHYDIDNDGDDADDITDLTAVLAQYQKILDDSSLPVSLAVDQFARISGESIRDGDFLWRPRYLQYCAALLRAPSDPSYHSSSANPTGLLTVTDTHSSHVDPPSVAYEAVQMKTIRQTLNIDLNVHSDLAASILIDQLRLLGLCSVANTRSITPAAIHNSALTVNFPLPLLMDASPSVELLVLVIEQLLDDVDLTANEQGFSLLFNRAWPTSMCAPYALERLGGAAMSWIMAEDDVLHHVVKNYAAKRKRPPGVRTSATSVAKDGTSVAAYKASRAEICAGYAQPWLKALHDLDPGLYGELAYDQSKIIDDRWGVIEWEKGDAAASQAAGKALDRITALADAKVTFAITLDLLTAWLEDIGNLSHEEVAFKALPRLLRHSHTLNNDSADLWTLANETSRDDIQGLQRVCRWLRVLACSGVDVPWESLTAVVDLDNLTQLNDEARFDIVLAASVNSTPIAHDAHAEFLSRLFANVVASIEDLQSDSVASGKAEPSEEEIDMLRTGMIAILRAYEVQTEDITASALHNENTAKRLLGHIKKKNMPVRTRTIPLEADAVLAAASLLRRKEYPTEMMLDFLWLLLKAPAAENPVGFLHHLCSELYESLWPLYDRPIRRRSRARLFLKLLTVNPKPMEALVNDRMGSVEYEAIRERLYTFVLELADDRVTQDVDAANWRRSAVGLVLKLFNTAMPSTDPSPQNLVMWRGLMGAHLEALTLSFENYLLFGSTDEQRLSLLSQLLHLQNLKPSWPILGWKAIEEIVTEQVQTIAALHAADTVHALTAVADALTIRAATLSLGLNMLAAGVPCEWAVLQRFQQFAAAACDLPWLTPCDAITSIMLPALKNILDSSRHISTTHDGDGKRTALVGSLFVPVVIKFATVLQEWDFVVERHILDILLVVFFKHNVQAVQLQAADALRATAHYVTNATNAQNGILAIQVLRTAQERMNKFKFSTNFVPQLFVSVAWSITRPGKDAAFIDSCRSLLQESLSEFGKAGLLLHVLRTQTDQAPGHDHNLKYLGEAVQLAAQDSEDSMQLWVDQLFRKLPDMLREHRKVIERTIHPLANFVSTLKGNLSEESSQEFGTFISRLARLVSEWDLPWDSPSFDPNPVIEMCAHVLKLTPATCAVPLLHQTSTLLSVALTLYRVGFHAIMVLFPVSVEVARRHGTDNTVATVIFEAALTAVRGEPRAPLALTSLLAFLAHDSDDSSTLVTEREKVLVEASHGCVLLLVREHPTLTAVRDPEITMRLLDAAATVIVRAEVAAPGNTGLLLSGFRPQLVIEQVHLFGHILYSSLSITLGHARADLVSLYPVLARATTLTMYGWSELLNVVDPSGEGSHFGESVFIVMRLATLAIRDPNSDPTPITTEALAAFWRRLWPEWGRLLDTSLSPNCTNDMLRAFTIPLLLDIVLFVASAAPQILVDAAPIVGRGLNAIEDWEATSDIKSGHKLARAVATLEGVLRGLAEPQPRDEIADVRKAMLNSEKIRSATRSREPQRERAQTRMAFR from the exons ATGTCGacgctcgtcgctctctGGGTGTGCGGCCCG ATCCAAACCACTAATGGCGTGTTAAACCCTTCTCCTCTATccgacgacatcgacgGCCAGCCGTCAACCCCTACATCTCCGCGCTCTCCACGCTCACCGCGCGGGCTCCGATCCCCCATCGTCTCCCTCATTGTCCCCTCGAGTCCCAAACGCGAGGTGAGCCCAGGGAACACAAGCTCTGGCTCGGATGGATTCCGCCGCCTcaggcgctcctcgctctcacGCAAGAACCAGGTTGTGGGTGTCACGTCCAACCGCGGACAGTATGAGTCGCAGAAGCTTCTGTCACATCTCCTCGATaggctcgaggcgcgcccaccaccgcccGACCTCCTGGACCGCGCTGCACTcgcagcgcgccaagcgAGTGGTATGGCACGGGCAAAACCGAAGCACCGCATCGTTGCGTTCGGGGAAgcggtcgcggcggcgaccatGGGCCAcaactcgacctcgagcgcgtcgaaTCTGCCTCCtgatgaagacgaggaggaccttTACCCCCTCCAGGAAGGCGATTGGAACATTGATTCGACGTACGATATGGTAGAGCAAATGCGTAAgttcctcgtcctctccgAGCAGCAGCACTTCGACATCTTTGGTGCTTGCCAGGCCTCTGCCGCTGAGGCCGCCCGGACTGCTTCCGCTAAAGACCGACGACGTGGCTCGCGGTtcgcctcctcacccttAGCCCGGACAGGTGCCGACCACTTCACTTTCGAGCCGACAGCGACCATCTCTGGCCCTGACCTCCTCCGACGCATGGCCAACGCAGttcgccgcctcctcgtcgtcgactgcCTCTACAAGACGACCAAGTTTAGGCTCCTGCAGCCGCCGTACGCCCTACAGGCGGTGTGCATGGATATTGCTGCCGTGCTCTACCACAAGGGCGACCTCAAAATCCAGCTCGAGATGATGGAGGCGGTTGTGGACGGACTGTACAGCATGGGCGACGTGCTGCGCGAGAAGGTCTTCGAATGGAttgagggaaggttggcGGAAATGCTGCATAAGCTGGCCCGGGAACGTGGTGCCGACGACCACGAGAGGCTCAACTTGGAGTGGAACG ACCCCTTTGCAGAGTCCCCATCTCCAACCATGCCAACTTTCGCGTTCTCGGTCCATCCCGCCGATGAAGCAGATCCCCACGATTCCACAGAGCGCAAACCAGGCTGGGTACGATTCTCACCGACTGGTGGGAACAGTCCTATCCCGAGTGCAGTTAGAGACAAGCTGCATGGGATCCTCTCAACGCATACAGCGTCTGGGAACATCTCGATGGCTGCAATCCAGAtcgccgccatcgtccCGCACATCCTTGTCGCTATCACGTCCACTGTCGACTTGAGGTCCTTAAACTTAGTCTCCATCTACCGTGTCGACCGACTACTCTCTCTCATCTTCTCTGCCAAGCCtgacgccgcgctcgacctcatcgAAATTATCGCCCACGGGCCCATTCAATCCCGCTCtcgcggcctcgacctcctggCTTCGTTCTATCCAGAGTGTGTTGGGCATAACAAAATCGCGCGCCGGCCGGCACTCGCCACGCACGAGGCTCATATGGCCAAGTGGGAGTCTGGACAGGAGCACGTTCTAGGCCAGGATGACACCGAGGACCACTCGTACATCCCTTGGCGA TTGTACCAGGAGGAGACGTACCAGTACAACGTTATCGTCCAGGCGCCAGGTCAGGCGCAGCCGTCAAAGACCGAGGTTGTCCATGTCCAGTTCTCGAAGTGCATCCCCCGGCTGGACGAGAAGATGCTCGGAGGGGGAGGCACACGCGGCACAGTTGACTCGACAATCCGGCGAGTGGGCCAGCACAATTTCCGACTCGTCAACTTGTTCAACATCACACTTTGCGCCGAGTGCCACGAACCGCTTTGGGGCGCGACAGCCCAGGGGTACGCCTGCATGGGCGCCTGTCAGCGCTTCTACCACGTTGCTTGCGCCGATAACATGGCAAAGGGCCGTCGCGGATCCTGCCGACCGGGCTTCGAGATCTACGCCAACCCACACAACCCTCCTTCGCATCGCGATCCGTTCTCGGCCAgtgccgccgacgtccgAGCCTCTTCCCGGAAGGCTGCTGATCGGTTGTATCGCGACCCCGAGAGGCTGGGAGGAGCAAGCTACGATGAGGTCGCCGTGCTCCACAGCCACGTCTGGATGCAACTGGAAATCCTCAACAGAGGCATCGCGTCGGGCTCCCTGAGAATTCATTACGATATCGacaacgacggcgacgacgcagaTGATATAACAGATTTGACCGCGGTCCTGGCCCAGTACCAGAagatcctcgacgacagTAGCCTTCCGGTCTCGTTGGCGGTGGACCAGTTTGCTCGTATCTCGGGAGAGAGCATTCGGGACGGTGACTTCCTCTGGCGGCCCCGTTATCTACAGTACTGCGCCGCGCTGCTTCGCGCGCCCTCAGACCCATCATATCACTCCTCTTCAGCCAACCCGACTGGTCTCTTGACAGTGACAGACACCCATTCGTCACATGTCGACCCTCCCAGTGTTGCATACGAGGCTGTCCAGATGAAAACCATCCGACAAACGCTCAACATCGACCTCAACGTTCACTCCGACTTGGCGGCTTCGATTCTCATCGATCAACTgcgtctccttggcctctgCAGCGTCGCCAACACACGGAGCATCACACCTGCAGCCATTCACAATAGCGCCTTGACGGTCAATTTTCCGCTTCCTCTGCTGATGGATGCCTCCCCGTCAGTTGAGCTGCTAGTACTAGTGATCGAGCAATTGCTGGACGATGTCGATCTAACTGCCAACGAACAGGGCTTCTCGCTCCTCTTCAACCGCGCGTGGCCAACCAGCATGTGCGCACCTTACGCCCTCGAGCGACTCGGAGGTGCTGCCATGTCATGGATCATGGCTGAGGACGATGTATTGCATCACGTCGTCAAGAACTACGCAGCCAAGCGAAAGCGTCCACCAGGCGTGCGCACCTCCGCTACCTCTGTTGCGAAGGATGGGACATCGGTCGCAGCCTATAAGGCCAGCCGCGCGGAGATCTGTGCAGGATACGCGCAGCCGTGGCTCAAAGCCCTGCATGACCTGGACCCCGGTTTATACGGAGAACTCGCATACGATCAGAGCAAGATCATTGACGATCGGTGGGGTGTGATCGAATGGGAGAAGGGTGACGCAGCGGCATCGCAGGCCGCTGGAAAGGCCCTCGATCGTATCACAGCGCTGGCGGATGCGAAAGTGACATTCGCCATCACCCTTGACCTTTTGACGGCTTGGCTTGAAGACATCGGGAATCTGTCCCATGAA GAAGTTGCTTTCAAAGCTCTACCTCGGCTTTTACGTCACAGCCACACGTTAAACAACGACTCGGCAGATCTGTGGACGTTGGCAAATGAGACGTCCCGCGACGACATTCAAGGACTACAGCGCGTGTGCCGGTGGCTCCGTGTCCTCGCCTGCTccggcgtcgacgtgccGTGGGAGTCTCTTACGGCTGTCGTAGACTTAGACAACCTCACCCAGCTCAACGACGAGGCTCGGTTCGATATAGTCTTGGCTGCGAGCGTCAACTCGACCCCGATCGCCCATGACGCCCATGCTGAGTTTTTATCTCGGTTATTTGCCAATGTGGTCGCGTCCATCGAGGATCTGCAGAGTGACAGCGTTGCGAGCGGCAAGGCAGAGccgagcgaggaggagattgacATGCTCCGGACGGGCATGATTGCTATTCTGCGTGCCTACGAGGTGCAGACCGAAGATATCACAGCAAGTGCTCTGCATAACGAGAACACGGCTAAGCGGCTCCTGGGGCACATCAAGAAAAAGAATATGCCAGTccggacgaggacgattCCCCTTGAAGCCGATGCGGTACTGGCTGCGGCGAGCctgctgaggaggaaggagtACCCGACGGAGATGATGCTAGACTTCCTctggctcctcctcaaggcgcCGGCTGCAGAAAACCCTGTCGGATTC CTTCACCACCTCTGCTCGGAACTCTATGAGTCGCTCTGGCCGCTGTACGACAGGCCGATCCGCCGCAGAAGCCGGGCGCGACTGTTTCTCAAGCTACTCACCGTCAATCCGAAGCCGATGGAGGCACTCGTGAACGACAGAATGGGAAGCGTGGAATA CGAGGCGATACGCGAACGACTGTACACTTTTGTCCTGGAACTTGCGGACGATCGTGTGACTCAGGACGTGGATGCGGCGAACTGGAGACGCTCGGCTGTCGGTCTGGTCTTGAAGCTCTTCAACACCGCAATGCCCTCGACTGATCCAAGCCCACAGAATCTGGTCATGTGGAGGGGCCTGATGGGGGCCCATCTCGAGGCTCTCACGCTCTCCTTCGAGAACTACCTGTTGTTCGGCAGCACCGACGAGCAGCGCCTGTCGCTACTGTCCCAGCTTCTACATCTTCAAAACCTTAAGCCCTCCTGGCCAA TTCTTGGCTGGAAGGCCATTGAGGAGATCGTGACAGAACAGGTCCAGACAATCGCAGCTCTTCACGCGGCAGACACCGTTCATGCACTCACAGCTGTGGCCGACGCGTTGACCATCCGAGCCGCGACGCTGTCACTCGGCCTGAACATGTTGGCGGCCGGTGTGCCGTGCGAGTGGGCCGTACTACAGCGCTTCCAGCAGTTCGCGGCAGCTGCCTGCGATTTACCATGGCTCACGCCCTGCGACGCGATCACTTCCATCATGCTCCCTGCGCTGAAGAACATCCTCGACTCATCCCGCCACATTTCCACGACCCACGACGGTGACGGTAAGCGGACAGCACTTGTCGGCTCGCTCTTCGTGCCTGTCGTCATCAAGTTTGCGACTGTCCTGCAAGAATGGGACTTTGTGGTGGAGCGTCATATTCTTGATATCCTACTCGTCGTGTTCTTCAAG CACAACGTTCAAGCTGTCCAGTTGCAGGCTGCTGATGCGTTAAGGGCTACAGCGCACTACGTCACCAATGCTACCAACGCGCAGAATGGGATCCTGGCGATCCAGGTGCTGCGCACGGCACAAGAGCGCATGAACAAGTTCAAGTTCTCCACCAACTTTGTGCCGCAGCTTTTCGTCAGCGTTGCGTGGAGCATCACTCGCCCGGGCAAGGACGCTGCGTTCATAGATTCAT GCCGCTCACTCTTGCAAGAGTCGTTGTCGGAGTTTGGAAAAGCAGGGCTGCTTCTCCATGTGCTCCGGACGCAAACAGATCAGGCGCCCGGCCATGATCACAACCTCAAGTACTTGGGGGAAGCAGTCCAACTGGCAGCCCAAGACTCGGAAGACTCGATGCAACTTTGGGTCGACCAGCTGTTCCGCAAACT CCCGGATATGCTGCGAGAGCACCGCAAGGTCATCGAGAGGACGATTCATCCTCTCGCCAATTTCGTCAGCACACTCAAGGGGAATCTTTCGGAGGAGAGCTCCCAAG AGTTCGGCACCTTCatctcgcgcttggccaGGCTCGTGAGCGAGTGGGACTTGCCCTGGGACTCGCCCAGCTTCGACCCCAATCCTGTGATCGAGATGTGTGCGCATGTGCTCAAGCTCACTCCTGCCACATGTGCTGTG CCCCTTCTCCACCAGACCTCCACGCTCCTCTCGGTCGCCCTGACGCTATACAGGGTCGGATTCCATGCGATTATGGTTCTCTTCCCGGTCTCCGTCGAGGTCGCACGGCGACACGGTACCGACAACACAGTGGCGACTGTGATCTTTGAGGCGGCACTCACGGCCGTCCGAGGGGAGCCTCGCGCCCCTTTAGCCCTGACATCTCTCCTCGCG TTCCTTGCCCATGACAGTGACGACTCGTCAACCTTAGTGACGGAGCGAGAGAAGGTGCTGGTCGAGGCGTCGCACGGGtgcgtccttctcctcgtgCGCGAACACCCTACATTGACCGCCGTGCGAGACCCTGAGATCACGATGAGACTCCTCGATGCGGCCGCGACCGTCATCGTGCGGGCTGAGGTCGCTGCACCGGGCAACACGGGCTTGTTGCTGAGCGGATTTCGGCCCCAGTTGGTGATCGAGCAAGTGCACCTCTTCGGACACATCCTCTACTCATCTCTCTCCATCACGCTGGgccacgcgcgcgccgacctcgtctcTCTGTATCCGGTGCTGGCGCGCGCAACGACGCTCACAATGTACGGTTGGTCGGAATTActcaacgtcgtcgacccTTCCGGTGAGGGCAGCCATTTCGGCGAGTCGGTGTTTATCGTCATGCGGCTGGCGACGCTGGCCATCCGGGACCCGAACTCAGACCCAACACCAATCACGACCGAGGCTCTCGCGGCCTTTTGGCGCCGCCTCTGGCCCGAATGGGGCCGTTTACTTGACACCTCGCTCTCCCCAAACTGCACCAACGACATGTTACGCGCCTTCACGattcccctcctcctcgacattgtGTTGTTCGttgcctcggccgcgcccCAGATACTGGTAGATGCCGCACCGATCGTCGGTCGTGGTCTGAACGCCATTGAGGACTGGGAGGCGACGTCAGACATCAAAAGCGGACACAaactcgcgcgcgcagtGGCCACTTTGGAGGGCGTGCTGCGCGGCCTGGCTGAACCACAGCcgcgcgacgagatcgCGGACGTGCGCAAGGCCATGCTGAACAGCGAGAAGATTCGAAGCGCGACGCGAAGCCGCGAACCGCAGCGCGAACGCGCCCAGACCCGCATGGCGTTCCGGTAG
- the VPS11 gene encoding uncharacterized protein (vacuolar membrane protein), producing MAGPSRAPDTSAPQWRQFTFFDLDNVKDADDLASSPRAVKELSPPFVVTPTSSDSPLPPSLIVSSGNTVTLFDRHFVPERSFQAWEGSGRTTALVEAGGLLLAVGEDEGSRQPVLKVWDLTRDEKRRRGEPLLMRNVKIQQAAGRPHPVSAVALTTNLSHLAIGLGDGTVLLYRHLLQSLTTSPTALTTLPKARTIVEANDRMPEAVTGLGFREGRLEKGGVTATALFIATTNRVLCAPVSTRGGEARVLDESGAGLGCVEMDAERQELVVARDDAIYRYSPEGRGACYAFEGPKSSIAVVKHNLIITSPPMHAGRRIKGNDAAKITIFDLDNKLVAYTGVFRHGIRALFAQWGNVYLLEGNGEVARLEEHSTSTKLDVLYRRNLFVLALSLAQTQGVNDPGIAEIHRLYGDYLYGKGDFDGAMSQFTKTLGFVQPSYVIRKFLDAQRMNNLTMYLQELHSRGLANPDHTTLLLNCYTKSGNSASLDQFIKAEAARDVDTLPFDLETAIRVCRQAGFFEHATYLARKYGRHEEYLRIQIEDAEEYKDALQYLRSLGPSACEENLIRYGRALLQHEPAATTELLIDLCSGTLGRKKAHADIHQSLEDARANGTGLTSYLPAMPTLGVNRLWGEGQGPSPNGANGAETPADAQVKEEEDAPAYTPPSPRLFFAHFVDHRDLFVHFLEDVAYALWSQQVEPAVTPGRVAQQRGIEDTVELPRDEADQRAVWNTLLELYLDSTRGEGDSAAAARGKVLGLLASTSIPYDPMHALVLCSMAEFTEGLVGLWESLGMYEDVLRYWMERDAAVAEGRADEKDVNAAIEVMRYLDMYGPGNPSLYPMVLRYITSSGAVLSRHKSSLPRILETIDAERIIPPLAVVQLLSRNGVASVGTVKDWLRAKVEETRQEIDADKALVESYRSETAVKEKDIADLTNTRQPEVFQVTQCAACGGQLDLPAVHFMCKHSYHQRCLSDSDPECILCAQQHAMVRELRNNQARMADRHDLFLGEVHDADDPFAVVAGAFSRGLFQKEVPQDV from the exons ATGGCAGGGCCATCACGAGCCCCAGACACGTCGGCACCTCAATGGCGCCAGTTCACCTtcttcgacctcgacaaTGTAAAGGATGCAGACGATCtggcctcctccccacGCGCAGTCAAGGAACTATCCCCACCATTCGTCgtgacgccgacgtcgtccgACTCGCCCCTCCCACCGTCCCTCATCGTGTCCTCTGGCAATACGGTCACTTTGTTTGACCGACACTTTGTCCCCGAGCGATCGTTCCAGGCgtgggaggggagtggGCGGACAACAGCGCTCGTAGAGGCTGGTGGCCTCCTGCTCGCTGTGGGGGAAGACGAGGGGAGCCGCCAACCTGTACTCAAAGTCTGGGACCTTACACGAGACGAGAAGCGCCGACGCGGAGAGCCACTGCTCATGCGCAACGTTAAGATCCAGCAAGCGGCCGGGCGGCCACATCCA GTCTCGGCCGTTGCGCTCACCACAAACCTTTcgcacctcgccatcgGACTCGGAGACGGAACAGTGTTGCTGTACCGCCACCTTTTACAGAGTCtcacgacgtcgccgacggcaTTGACCACGCTGCCGAAAGCGCGCACAATCGTCGAGGCTAATGACCGGATGCCGGAGGCCGTCACAGGACTTGGATTCCGCGAAGGCCGGCTCGAGAAGGGAGGTGTAACAGCCACCGCGTTGTTCATCGCCACGACGAATCGTGTGCTCTGTGCACCCGTGTCGACgcgtggcggcgaggcgcgcgtcctcgacgagtcGGGCGCCGGGCTCGGCTGTGTAGAGATGGACGCGGAGCGGCAAGAGCTTGTCGTAGCCCGCGACGACGCTATCTACCGCTACTCGCCTGAGGGCCGGGGTGCATGCTACGCTTTTGAGGGCCCCAAGTCGTCCATTGCCGTTGTCAAGCACAACCTGATCATCACGAGCCCGCCGATGCACGCCGGACGGAGGATAAAGGGCAACGACGCTGCCAAGATCACAAtcttcgacctcgacaacaAGCTTGTCGCGTACACGGGCGTGTTCCGGCACGGGATCCGCGCGCTCTTCGCCCAGTGGGGTAACGTCTACCTGCTTGAGGGCAacggcgaggtcgcgcgcctcgaggagcacTCGACGAGTaccaagctcgacgtcctctACCGGCGCAACCTGTTCGTGCTGGCGCTGAGCCTCGCGCAGACGCAGGGCGTCAACGACCCCGGAATCGCCGAGATCCACCGCCTCTATGGTGACTACCTGTACGGCAAGGGCGACTTTGATGGCGCGATGAGTCAGTTCACCAAGACCCTCGGGTTTGTGCAGCCATCCTACGTCATCCGCAagttcctcgacgcgcagcgGATGAACAACCTCACCATGTATCTCCAGGAACTGCACTcgcgcggcctcgccaACCCGGATCACACGACCCTGCTGCTCAACTGCTACACGAAGAGCGGGAACAGCGCGAGCCTGGACCAGTTCAtcaaggctgaggctgctcgcgacgtcgacacgcTTCCCTTCGATCTCGAGACAGCGATTCGCGTGTGCAGGCAGGCAGGCTTCTTCGAGCACGCGACTTACCTCGCACGTAAGTATGGACGACATGAAGAGTACCTGCGCATCCagatcgaggacgccgaggagtACAAGGACGCGCTCCAGTACCTGCGGTCTCTCGGACCCAGCGCCTGCGAAGAGAACCTGATCCGGTACGGTCGTGCGCTCCTTCAGCATGAGCCAGCGGCAACGACCGAGCTGCTTATCGACCTCTGCTCTGGGACGTTGGGGCGGAAGAAGGCACACGCCGACATCCACCAAAGCCTTGAGGATGCGCGCGCCAACGGCACAGGTTTGACGTCCTACCTCCCCGCGATGCCAACTCTCGGTGTCAACCGACTGTGGGGTGAGGGACAGGGCCCATCACCTAACGGCGCCAACGGCGCCGAGACGCCGGCTGATGCGCAAGTcaaagaggaggaggacgcgccAGCATACacgccgccctcaccaCGGCTCTTCTTTGCGCACTTTGTTGACCACCGCGACCTCTTCGTACACTtcctcgaggatgtcgcATACGCGCTGTGGAGCCAGCAGGTTGAACCAGCTGTCACACCTGGGCGCGTCGCTCAGCAGCGCGGGATCGAGGACACGGTCGAGCTACCAAGAGATGAGGCTGACCAGCGCGCGGTGTGGAACACGTTACTGGAACTGTACCTCGACTCGACGCGGGGTGAGGGTgactcggccgccgccgcgcgtggCAAGGTTCTGGGGCTGCTGGCTTCAACCAGCATCCCGTACGACCCGATgcacgcgctcgtccttTGCTCGATGGCCGAGTTCACCGAGGGGCTCGTTGGGCTATGGGAGAGCCTGGGAATGTACGAGGATGTGCTGAGGTACTGGATGGAGCGGGACGCGGCCGTAGCCGAgggccgcgccgacgagaaggacgtCAATGCTGCCATTGAGGTCATGCGCTACCTCGACATGTACGGGCCCGGCAACCCGAGCCTGTACCCCATGGTGCTGCGGTACATTACGAGCTCGGGCGCTGTGCTGAGCCGGCACAAGAGCAGCCTTCCTCGCATCCTCGAGACGATTGATGCCGAGCGCATCATCCCTCCCTTGGCAGTTGTGCAGCTGCTTAGCCGGAACGGCGTAGCGTCCGTGGGGACAGTCAAGGACTGGTTGAgggccaaggtcgaggagacgagGCAGGAGATCGATGCG GACAAGGCCCTTGTGGAGAGCTATCGCTCCGAGACGGCagtcaaggagaaggataTCGCCGATCTCACCAACACTCGCCAGCCCGAGGTGTTCCAGGTCACACAGTGCGCTGCATGCGgcggccagctcgacctgcCCGCCGTTCACTTTATGTGCAAGCACAGCTACCACCAGCGTTGCCTCAGCGACTCGGATCCCGAGTGTATCCTGTGCGCGCAGCAGCATGCCATGgtccgcgagctgcgcaacaACCAGGCGCGTATGGCGGATCGGCACGACCTTttcctcggcgaggtacacgacgccgacgacccaTTCGCGGTGGTCGCGGGTGCGTTTAGCCGCGGCCTGTTCCAGAAGGAGGTGCCGCAGGACGTTTAG
- the BET4 gene encoding uncharacterized protein (Protein prenyltransferase alpha subunit repeat) — MSVGRQIIISHGIKRTRLSKEAEQARRLKEVSKIQAYTELQEDVFAMKRGNEYTLEALEKTNKLLDLNPEFYTVWNYRRHILTRGLFPSSTDEEIVGLLEADLRLTMAYLRVHPKVYWIWTHRKWCLENVPRGPGDSEGWRNEFWKKEIGLVEKLLDADARNFHAWTYRRYINESLPESFTPKRTPADELKYTTKKIESNFSNFSAWHSRTKTLPKIWAGMSEDEVAVEKDKEFELVTQALWTDPGDQSGWLYHRWLVGTNPSFELLQRELESIKELHEAEPDSKWCMNALAHYHLLSARLPSAPTDEAAVHRADAKTILERLEVIDEDRKERYHELGEMPSPAISRIP, encoded by the exons ATGAGTGTTGGGCGGCAAATCATTATCTCT CACGGAATCAAGCGTACCCGTCTCTCCAAGGAAGCGGAACAGGCGCGCCGCCTTAAAGAGGTCTCCAAGATCCAGGCCTACACTGAGCTGCAGGAGGACGTCTTTGCAATG AAACGGGGCAACGAATATACACTCGAAGCGCTGGAGAAGACCAACAAACTCCTCGATCTCAATCCCGAGTTCTACACGGTGTGGAACTACCGGCGACACATCCTTACCCGCGGCCTCTTCCCTTCCTC gacggacgaggagattgtGGGTCTCCTCGAGGCTGACCTTCGCCTGACGATGGCATACCTCCGCGTCCACCCCAAGGTGTATTGGATCTGGACGCATCGCAAGTGGTGCCTCGAGAACGTGCCCCGCGGACCAGGAGATAGCGAGGGGTGGCGCAACGAATTCTGGAAGAAGGAGATTGGGCTTGTCGAGAAGCTCCTCGATGCTGATGCGCGAAACT tccACGCATGGACTTATAGGCGGTACATCAACGAATCGCTCCCGGAATCGTTTACGCCCAAGCGCACacccgccgacgagctcaagtACACGACCAAGAAGATCGAGTCCAACTTCTCCAATTTTTCGGCGTGGCACTCGCGCACCAAGACATTGCCCAAGATTTGGGCGGGGAtgtccgaggacgaggttgcggtcgagaaggacaagg AGTTCGAGCTGGTAACGCAGGCGCTGTGGACCGACCCCGGAGATCAGTCTGGCTGGCTCTACCATCGATGGCTTGTTGGCACCA acccATCGTTCGAGCTGTtgcagcgcgagctcgagtcTATCAAGGAACTGCATGAGGCTGAACCTGACTCGAAGT ggtGCATGAACGCGCTCGCCCACTaccacctcctctccgcgcGCCTGCCATCCGCACCAAcagacgaggcggcggtcCACCGCGCAGATGCCAAGACTAtccttgagcgcctggaagtcatcgacgaggacaggAAAGAGCGGTAccacgagctcggtgaAATGCCATCCCCAGCCATTTCTAGAATACCATAA